In a genomic window of Suricata suricatta isolate VVHF042 chromosome 12, meerkat_22Aug2017_6uvM2_HiC, whole genome shotgun sequence:
- the LOC115274025 gene encoding WAP four-disulfide core domain protein 5-like encodes MDDSQCPARMKCCYKTCFRQCVRKISVKPGSCPEDRLRCLSPIQHLCHKDSDCKGSARCCPGACGRDCRSPA; translated from the exons ATGGATGACAGCCAGTGTCCTGCAAGGATGAAATGCTGCTACAAAACTTGCTTCCGCCAGTGTGTCCGTAAGATCTCAG TCAAGCCCGGCAGCTGCCCCGAGGACCGTCTGCGCTGCCTCAGCCCCATACAGCATCTGTGCCACAAGGACTCCGACTGCAAGGGCTCGGCTCGGTGCTGTCCGGGCGCCTGCGGCCGGGACTGCCGCAGCCCTGCATGA
- the PI3 gene encoding elafin, whose protein sequence is MRPSSFLVLAAFLILGILAAQAAATFFPKGSGKGRVLVKGQDPIRGQDPVKTKDLPKGPVSTKPGSCPDILMRCAMLNPPNRCLRDTECLGAKKCCEGPCGLACLDPQ, encoded by the exons ATGAGGCCCAGCAGCTTCTTGGTCCTGGCAGCGTTCCTTATCCTTGGGATTCTGGCGGCACAGGCGGCTGCCACAT TTTTTCCTAAAGGCTCTGGCAAAGGTCGTGTTCTAGTCAAAGGACAAGATCCGATTAGAGGTCAAGATCCAGTCAAGACCAAAGATCTGCCCAAAGGTCCAGTGTCTACTAAGCCTGGCTCCTGCCCCGACATTCTGATGCGGTGTGCCATGCTCAACCCCCCTAACCGCTGTTTGAGAGACACCGAGTGCCTGGGGGCCAAGAAGTGCTGTGAGGGTCCTTGTGGGCTGGCCTGCTTGGATCCCCAGTGA